In Ruania zhangjianzhongii, the following proteins share a genomic window:
- a CDS encoding ATP-binding protein, producing the protein MTAPDLLRPSRDGDQFHYTWAARQSLRLLDERSGLHTLIVEGVDPSEQAANPEPSSSPDASTTDGDWRPQAQPAAWTAHQSTGDEVIDLSEYWGSSDIDQANRVVYRQFKHSTRHADTPWTLSFLSKTLIGFARKYRALKANHPAALERTRFEFISNRAPAPSALRGLRDLSAGTLSTGTRPIRSALEKILDAAEITDLCKRTVVDERAPSLLKLRNLLDLEVADLLPGAPAEQALLLREMISSRATSIAGSDPTVRREDVLAALRTSEDQLLPAPNLIDPPRRPITRHHFTEIALMVKQAPGVPTLVHGPGGVGKSVLAEALADHLPHGSVTIVFDCFGNGSYRRPSAPRHRPKQGFVQLVNELAGRRLCDPIIPSATADEADYARAFLGRLSKASANLSVTDPDALLTIVVDAADNAAMIAEEMGERSFAQGLVRERLPPNVRLLVTSRSGRISLLGLPSGYQDVALRGFDLDETRDHLRTVYASVSDADASEFHARTSRNPRVQATVLDATDSLHEALTWLAPNPVSAGDALDSLIERQVADLRDRQHGAGAEIDAICVGLAALRPMIPVRVLAELAGVHVSVVLSFVSDLGRPLLVDGGSVQFRDEPTETWFRDRYRPKGLELEALITRLAPIADQDAYVAASLPALLFEANRFSDLVRLALSDDRLPGTALPAAKRNEIQRREIAQQRTHFALTAALRADRDFEAAQLALRLGALTAGRTRRLDLIRDHTDLAARFLDPSVLEQLVATRSITAGWPNSNLPIEGALLSGADGQTAQARNRLRSAVSWMHAWVRQSRRDDAASGVGELDILQVAWGLLNTDGPTACVSFLRSWRPRTLAFDVGVVIVRRLLDAGRLADLDDLARLAKGRYLKLAVAHVCAERNVELGTDIIERLLRPVIRRKRPIRPTRHDDFRPTVGDPVHGGLTAVNWLISRAIAEAIITPSRATQLLRRYLPENLGHRTGGRYDRDVWQLILGFTLLARLEGRTLDPLEIQGARIRDARERENFESSRELREYRENIEPLVSWAAAWLDLDLGTSAERTATFGARASGFLQAAPLEWGRERIDHTRVNVVLRIIGRAIARHPEIVDHSALIAYERTHGEVINRRTLTYLTQQAATQPSLHALSSQIAADCHRHLSNAREDAGDLAADFVQLARATQRTSSDEAAVHFRAALEITNAIGDDAWTRWSALLAIANSAGANSGYQPGRAYRLGQIAESIEHYLGDDVYHADILTAAARLSLPEALAIGSRWRDRRISPIGDLADAIVTTPSILLNADPLATLILLPLGRRYPDQSALGTSLASTSSEPFPAVLAYLRFRRAHPPTANGLEELLTASGITRETLERVDPSLLWTSEPRRAGDHSSRWSDRPDRATFDDLDLTTIEGWAKGLERGRQVHAPEDIFAYVVRSRGATPDILRAFAACPTVSFWDLRRLLESLLSQPLSMASQAVLDEVLVAGLRRFAPNFLLVTWRTLDLDHAHATTGTDTDYEHVASRALADRQAFTAEEAYALATNLARRLESDDALEIFDAAAALFDEIAPEDALDGLRPHGSTVGWDPNAATASVIWTALGDPAGQARWRAAHCVHLALVLGHTGIASHLLELALGRTDPGPFLDARLEFYERHARQWLLFGISRAAAEPSGLPTAALFLEFLVQTLNGSPHAVNTQTARDILLRLQAGGFLTLDPREKARIEGACRPIGTVRRDWGSELDELSSLAQLTTPQDAGIAHASGKDEPLLGACTGAGPASGEANTSEERERFHFFFDFRQYWCKPLGEAFALTEGSVERLVSEVLIDRWAVASRGRAEDDPRHKLDLYPSSGYSHKSEWPGEEDLDFYLAVQALYEVAGMLLAHRPVVFRSDDDADAGDSEYGRFLERHIPSRADGRWLSDRQDSEPARAIIEEHDRSGPETSGQDPYWIYQINSARFNEELRPSPDQVVVWESRYSQYYSRSERVSVHSALVNPSTATALIRALQTAPDKHAFRIPDADDEEYSSAVPGFELTGWINSPVYTSGRDCQDPYAGSMEFPPIQFAEPIPRLGSVTADTDYRIWSTGTRVVATSTQWSNYTDARQTVGSAGHSLTVDLSWLTATLRTLDRWLIVEVEVQRRSEDSSPLRGWRDDGDDEDDRMRFLQPYTKYFLFDTAGDAHEF; encoded by the coding sequence ATGACCGCACCCGACCTGCTCCGGCCAAGTCGGGATGGCGACCAGTTCCACTACACATGGGCCGCTCGCCAGTCCTTGCGGCTACTCGACGAGCGATCCGGGCTTCACACGCTCATCGTCGAGGGAGTAGATCCCAGTGAGCAGGCGGCGAATCCCGAACCGAGCTCATCCCCCGACGCGTCGACGACCGACGGTGACTGGAGGCCGCAGGCTCAACCGGCGGCCTGGACGGCCCACCAGTCAACTGGCGATGAGGTTATCGACCTCTCTGAGTACTGGGGTTCCAGCGACATCGACCAGGCAAACCGGGTGGTCTACCGTCAGTTCAAGCACTCGACCCGGCACGCCGACACACCCTGGACACTTTCGTTCCTTTCCAAGACGCTGATCGGCTTCGCCCGTAAGTACCGAGCACTGAAAGCCAACCATCCGGCCGCGTTGGAGCGGACTCGGTTCGAGTTCATTAGCAACCGCGCCCCGGCCCCTTCAGCCCTACGTGGTCTCCGCGACCTCAGCGCGGGCACCCTCTCCACGGGCACCAGGCCGATCAGGTCTGCCCTCGAGAAAATCCTCGACGCGGCCGAGATCACCGATCTGTGCAAGCGGACCGTTGTCGACGAGCGCGCGCCGTCCCTGCTCAAACTTCGCAACCTGCTCGACCTGGAAGTCGCCGACCTGCTACCTGGAGCCCCGGCCGAACAGGCGCTCCTGCTGAGGGAAATGATTTCCAGCCGCGCGACCTCGATCGCCGGGAGTGACCCGACCGTTCGCCGCGAAGACGTACTAGCAGCATTGAGGACGTCCGAAGATCAACTGCTCCCGGCGCCCAACCTTATTGACCCCCCGCGGCGTCCGATCACCCGGCACCACTTCACCGAGATCGCTCTAATGGTCAAGCAAGCGCCGGGAGTGCCGACTCTCGTGCACGGGCCGGGCGGGGTGGGCAAGAGCGTCCTCGCTGAGGCCCTCGCAGACCACCTACCGCACGGTTCTGTCACCATCGTCTTCGATTGCTTCGGCAACGGTTCGTACCGACGCCCCAGCGCGCCCCGCCATCGCCCAAAGCAGGGATTCGTACAGCTCGTGAACGAGCTCGCTGGACGGAGGTTGTGCGATCCCATCATCCCCTCCGCCACCGCTGACGAGGCCGACTATGCACGCGCGTTCCTGGGCCGGCTAAGCAAGGCCTCAGCAAATCTCTCGGTCACTGACCCGGATGCGCTGCTGACGATCGTTGTCGACGCCGCGGACAATGCCGCGATGATCGCTGAGGAGATGGGCGAGCGCTCCTTCGCTCAGGGCTTGGTGCGTGAGCGGCTCCCGCCGAACGTCCGGCTTCTGGTCACCAGTCGTTCGGGGCGGATCTCGCTATTGGGACTGCCTAGCGGCTACCAGGACGTCGCGCTCCGGGGATTCGACCTCGACGAGACCCGTGACCACCTGAGGACGGTCTACGCATCAGTCTCCGATGCAGACGCTTCCGAGTTCCATGCACGGACCAGCCGGAATCCGCGTGTGCAGGCGACGGTCCTTGACGCCACCGACAGCTTGCATGAAGCGCTGACATGGTTGGCGCCGAACCCGGTCTCGGCCGGCGACGCACTCGATTCGCTGATCGAACGTCAGGTCGCAGACCTTCGGGACCGTCAGCATGGGGCGGGTGCCGAGATCGATGCCATCTGTGTTGGGCTTGCGGCCCTGCGACCGATGATCCCGGTGCGCGTGCTGGCCGAGTTGGCCGGCGTGCATGTATCGGTCGTCTTGAGCTTCGTCTCCGACCTAGGCCGCCCCTTGCTGGTTGACGGCGGCTCAGTGCAGTTCCGCGACGAACCCACCGAGACGTGGTTTCGCGACCGGTACCGCCCCAAAGGACTGGAACTGGAGGCACTAATCACGCGCCTGGCTCCCATTGCGGATCAAGATGCCTACGTGGCAGCCTCGCTACCTGCGCTGCTCTTCGAAGCAAATCGGTTTAGCGATCTCGTGAGGCTTGCGCTCTCCGATGATCGCCTGCCCGGCACTGCGCTCCCCGCTGCCAAACGGAACGAGATTCAGCGCCGGGAGATCGCGCAACAGCGGACTCACTTTGCGCTCACCGCAGCATTGCGGGCCGACAGGGACTTCGAGGCTGCGCAACTCGCCCTCAGACTCGGGGCGCTGACCGCCGGGCGTACACGGCGCCTAGACCTAATCCGGGATCACACCGACTTGGCTGCCCGCTTCCTGGATCCGAGCGTCCTCGAGCAACTCGTTGCCACGCGAAGCATCACCGCTGGTTGGCCCAATTCGAATCTGCCGATTGAGGGCGCCCTTCTCTCAGGAGCCGACGGGCAGACAGCCCAGGCACGAAATCGACTGCGGAGCGCGGTCTCCTGGATGCATGCCTGGGTCCGTCAGTCAAGACGAGACGACGCCGCGTCCGGCGTCGGCGAGCTCGACATACTCCAGGTCGCCTGGGGCTTACTCAACACCGACGGTCCCACCGCGTGTGTGAGCTTCCTGCGCAGCTGGCGACCCCGCACCCTCGCGTTCGACGTCGGGGTAGTGATTGTCCGTCGGCTCCTCGACGCGGGGCGCCTTGCGGACCTAGACGATCTGGCACGCCTTGCTAAGGGGCGTTACCTCAAGCTGGCGGTTGCTCATGTGTGTGCCGAGCGCAACGTCGAACTCGGCACAGATATCATCGAGCGTCTTCTCCGTCCTGTCATTCGGCGGAAGAGGCCGATTCGTCCGACCCGCCACGACGACTTCCGGCCAACAGTCGGAGACCCGGTCCACGGTGGCCTCACCGCCGTCAACTGGTTAATCAGCCGCGCCATCGCCGAGGCGATTATCACACCATCCCGGGCCACCCAGCTGTTGCGTCGGTATCTGCCGGAGAATCTAGGCCACCGAACCGGCGGACGGTACGACCGGGACGTGTGGCAACTCATCTTGGGGTTCACACTTCTCGCTCGCCTAGAGGGCCGCACGTTGGATCCCCTAGAGATCCAGGGCGCGCGGATCCGCGACGCCCGCGAACGCGAGAACTTCGAGTCCTCCCGCGAGCTGCGAGAGTACCGAGAGAACATCGAACCCCTTGTCTCCTGGGCTGCGGCGTGGCTCGATCTCGACCTCGGCACGTCCGCTGAGCGCACCGCCACCTTCGGAGCACGCGCATCGGGGTTCTTGCAGGCCGCTCCACTGGAATGGGGACGCGAACGGATCGACCACACAAGGGTCAACGTCGTACTGCGGATCATCGGCCGCGCGATCGCCCGGCATCCCGAGATCGTCGACCATTCGGCACTTATTGCATATGAACGCACCCACGGCGAAGTGATCAACCGGCGCACCCTTACATATCTCACCCAACAGGCCGCCACGCAACCAAGTCTTCACGCACTGTCCTCGCAGATCGCCGCGGACTGTCACCGGCATCTGTCAAATGCAAGGGAAGATGCCGGAGACCTCGCCGCCGACTTCGTGCAACTCGCGCGCGCCACCCAACGGACTTCGAGCGATGAAGCTGCGGTCCACTTTCGGGCAGCGCTGGAGATCACCAACGCCATCGGCGACGATGCTTGGACCCGATGGTCGGCGCTGTTGGCGATTGCCAACAGCGCCGGTGCGAACAGCGGGTACCAGCCAGGCCGCGCCTACCGGTTGGGTCAGATCGCTGAGAGTATCGAGCACTATCTGGGCGACGACGTCTACCATGCCGACATTCTCACGGCGGCGGCGCGCCTGTCGCTCCCGGAGGCACTCGCCATAGGGTCACGCTGGCGAGACCGCCGGATCAGCCCAATCGGCGACCTCGCGGACGCGATCGTAACGACCCCGTCGATCTTATTGAACGCTGACCCACTTGCAACTCTCATCCTACTTCCGCTGGGCCGGCGTTACCCGGACCAAAGCGCCTTGGGCACGTCGTTGGCGAGTACGTCGAGCGAACCATTCCCGGCAGTGCTCGCCTACCTTCGGTTTCGACGCGCACACCCTCCCACCGCAAACGGGCTCGAGGAACTGCTGACCGCCTCGGGAATCACGCGAGAAACTCTGGAGCGGGTCGACCCGTCGCTGCTGTGGACCAGTGAGCCTAGGAGGGCCGGGGACCACTCCAGCAGATGGTCCGATCGTCCAGATCGAGCGACTTTCGACGACCTCGACCTCACCACTATAGAAGGATGGGCGAAAGGACTAGAACGAGGTCGACAAGTCCACGCCCCAGAAGACATCTTCGCCTACGTTGTCCGTAGTCGCGGCGCCACGCCGGACATCCTGCGCGCATTCGCGGCGTGTCCCACAGTCAGCTTCTGGGACCTCAGGCGACTGTTGGAGTCACTGCTCAGCCAGCCTCTATCCATGGCATCGCAAGCAGTGCTCGACGAGGTGCTCGTTGCTGGATTACGACGATTCGCGCCCAACTTTCTGCTCGTCACCTGGCGGACGCTGGATCTCGACCATGCCCACGCCACGACCGGAACGGACACGGACTACGAGCACGTCGCCAGTAGGGCGTTGGCCGATCGGCAGGCATTCACAGCCGAAGAGGCCTACGCGCTGGCAACCAACCTCGCCCGACGCCTCGAATCCGACGATGCCCTTGAGATCTTCGATGCCGCCGCTGCACTCTTCGACGAGATCGCGCCCGAGGATGCGCTTGACGGGCTGCGGCCACACGGGTCAACTGTCGGCTGGGATCCGAACGCCGCGACTGCCTCGGTCATCTGGACCGCCCTGGGCGACCCTGCGGGGCAAGCCCGATGGCGGGCGGCACACTGCGTGCACCTCGCACTCGTTCTTGGCCACACCGGCATCGCGTCGCACTTGCTGGAACTCGCGCTTGGACGGACCGATCCCGGACCGTTCCTCGACGCTCGGCTTGAGTTCTATGAACGGCATGCCCGCCAGTGGCTTCTGTTCGGCATCAGTCGAGCCGCTGCGGAGCCGTCAGGGCTCCCGACGGCAGCGCTGTTCCTCGAGTTCCTGGTACAGACCCTCAATGGCAGCCCGCACGCGGTCAATACTCAGACCGCGCGAGACATCCTGCTCCGCCTTCAGGCCGGTGGCTTCCTCACGCTGGATCCTAGAGAGAAAGCACGGATCGAGGGAGCATGCAGACCGATTGGGACCGTTCGCCGTGACTGGGGGAGCGAACTTGACGAGCTCAGTTCGCTCGCTCAGCTCACCACCCCACAAGATGCAGGGATTGCCCACGCCAGTGGCAAGGACGAACCCCTTTTGGGTGCATGTACTGGGGCAGGACCAGCCAGCGGCGAAGCGAACACCAGCGAGGAGCGCGAGCGGTTCCATTTCTTCTTCGACTTCCGCCAGTACTGGTGCAAGCCGCTTGGCGAGGCGTTCGCTCTTACGGAAGGCTCTGTCGAGCGCCTCGTTTCGGAGGTGCTGATCGATCGATGGGCAGTTGCATCCCGTGGTCGCGCCGAGGACGACCCGCGGCACAAGCTCGATCTGTATCCGAGTAGCGGCTACTCCCACAAGAGCGAGTGGCCCGGGGAGGAGGACCTTGACTTCTACCTTGCAGTTCAGGCGCTCTACGAGGTCGCTGGCATGCTCCTGGCGCATCGCCCTGTCGTGTTCCGATCCGACGATGACGCGGATGCAGGGGACTCCGAATACGGTCGCTTTCTGGAGCGGCACATCCCCAGCCGGGCTGATGGACGGTGGCTGTCCGATCGACAGGATTCGGAGCCGGCCAGGGCCATCATCGAGGAGCACGATCGTTCCGGCCCAGAGACGTCCGGCCAGGATCCGTATTGGATCTATCAGATCAACTCAGCCCGGTTCAACGAGGAACTGCGCCCCTCGCCGGATCAGGTCGTCGTGTGGGAATCTCGATACTCTCAATACTACTCTCGAAGCGAGCGGGTCAGCGTTCATTCAGCCCTGGTCAACCCGAGCACGGCGACCGCCCTGATCCGAGCGCTCCAGACGGCACCCGACAAACACGCCTTCCGGATACCGGACGCTGACGACGAGGAGTACAGCTCCGCCGTCCCTGGGTTCGAACTCACAGGTTGGATCAACTCTCCCGTCTACACCTCCGGACGCGACTGCCAAGATCCGTACGCGGGGTCGATGGAGTTCCCACCGATCCAGTTTGCTGAACCGATCCCGCGGCTAGGGTCGGTCACGGCCGACACCGACTACCGCATTTGGAGCACTGGCACGAGGGTTGTAGCGACCTCCACACAGTGGAGCAACTACACGGATGCGAGGCAGACGGTCGGCTCGGCCGGCCACAGCCTCACGGTCGACCTCTCGTGGCTAACTGCCACCCTTCGCACCCTCGACAGATGGCTCATCGTGGAAGTCGAGGTGCAGCGCCGGTCGGAAGACAGTTCGCCGCTCCGCGGTTGGCGAGACGATGGGGACGACGAGGACGACCGAATGCGCTTCTTGCAGCCCTACACCAAGTACTTCCTCTTCGACACCGCGGGAGACGCTCATGAGTTCTGA
- a CDS encoding helix-turn-helix domain-containing protein, with protein sequence MAKYEVLIKAVTIQNLTYGQVADRYGVSKTLVHKLHHRWLTEGEDAYHPRKIRLRH encoded by the coding sequence GTGGCCAAGTACGAAGTCCTGATCAAAGCCGTGACCATCCAGAACCTCACCTACGGGCAGGTCGCCGACCGCTACGGGGTCTCCAAGACCCTCGTGCACAAGCTCCACCACCGATGGCTGACCGAAGGCGAAGACGCCTACCACCCCCGAAAGATCAGGTTGCGCCACTGA
- a CDS encoding alkaline phosphatase D family protein, with amino-acid sequence MRTTRRRFLGYSGAGAAAVLLGIGAVPDAEASAGVRGYPFTLGIASGDPLADSVVLWTRLALDPLAPDGRGGMPNRKIPVQYQVAEDERFRRVVRAGVAFATPELGHSVHPEVGGLRPDREYWYRFRVGREVSPVGRTRTAPAPGTMPASLRFATASCQSYEAGFYTSLQHMAEEDLDLVVHLGDYIYEESYVPEPILHDGTPMPDYLRTECFDLDRYRLQYGLYKSDPHLQAAHAMCPWLTTFDDHEVENNWLGPRSEHDDEPDQDPAVFAQRKADAFQAMYENQPLRHTQMPAGPGIRIHRRIGYGTLADFTMLDSRQYRSERGRDDASATMLGGAQRDWLVEGFSSSEARWQIIGNQQPMAQIDRDPDPDAITYGAAWDNYNVEREHVLTEARERGVENIVVVTGDRHNNYFMHLKADYEDPDSPVLGTEIVGTSLASGRDGADMLPIGETYLAENPHMLFCNFQRGYNVVTLTPETMRSDYRVVPYISEPGAPIHTRASFVVENGVPGGVPD; translated from the coding sequence ATGAGAACTACTCGACGGCGGTTCCTCGGTTACTCGGGCGCGGGCGCGGCAGCGGTTCTGTTAGGGATCGGCGCAGTACCGGACGCGGAGGCATCGGCTGGCGTACGCGGGTACCCGTTCACGCTGGGGATTGCCTCAGGTGACCCGCTCGCAGACAGCGTGGTGCTGTGGACCCGGCTCGCGCTGGACCCGTTGGCACCGGACGGACGGGGCGGCATGCCGAACAGGAAGATTCCCGTGCAGTACCAGGTAGCCGAGGATGAGCGCTTCCGACGCGTGGTGCGCGCCGGCGTGGCGTTCGCGACACCCGAACTCGGGCACTCCGTGCACCCCGAGGTCGGCGGTCTACGCCCTGACCGGGAGTACTGGTACCGATTCCGGGTGGGCAGGGAGGTCTCGCCCGTCGGTCGCACCCGAACCGCGCCCGCTCCGGGAACGATGCCGGCGTCACTCCGATTCGCGACCGCCTCGTGCCAGAGCTACGAAGCTGGGTTCTACACGAGCCTGCAGCACATGGCCGAGGAAGACCTCGACCTCGTGGTACACCTCGGCGACTACATCTACGAGGAGTCCTACGTCCCCGAGCCGATCCTGCACGACGGCACCCCGATGCCCGACTACCTGCGGACCGAGTGCTTCGATCTCGACCGCTACCGGCTGCAGTACGGCCTGTACAAGTCCGATCCACATCTGCAGGCGGCTCACGCGATGTGCCCCTGGCTGACGACGTTCGACGATCATGAGGTCGAGAACAACTGGCTCGGACCGCGGTCCGAGCACGATGACGAGCCGGATCAGGATCCTGCCGTGTTCGCGCAGCGCAAGGCCGACGCATTTCAGGCGATGTACGAGAACCAGCCGCTGCGCCACACGCAGATGCCTGCCGGCCCGGGCATCCGCATCCACCGACGCATCGGCTATGGCACGCTCGCGGACTTCACGATGCTCGACTCACGCCAGTATCGGTCCGAACGCGGTCGGGACGACGCTTCAGCCACCATGCTCGGCGGTGCACAACGCGACTGGTTGGTCGAGGGCTTCTCCTCCTCCGAGGCGAGGTGGCAGATCATCGGAAACCAGCAGCCCATGGCCCAGATCGATCGCGACCCAGACCCCGACGCCATCACCTACGGCGCAGCCTGGGACAACTACAACGTCGAGCGCGAGCACGTGCTCACCGAGGCACGCGAGCGCGGCGTCGAGAATATCGTCGTGGTCACGGGCGACCGCCACAACAACTACTTCATGCACCTGAAGGCGGATTACGAAGATCCAGACTCGCCCGTGCTGGGTACGGAGATCGTCGGCACGTCCCTCGCGAGCGGCCGAGATGGTGCGGACATGCTCCCGATCGGCGAAACCTACCTTGCCGAGAACCCGCACATGTTGTTCTGCAACTTCCAGCGCGGCTACAACGTCGTCACGCTGACGCCGGAGACGATGAGGTCCGACTACCGCGTCGTGCCGTACATCTCGGAGCCCGGCGCGCCAATCCACACGCGTGCCAGCTTCGTTGTCGAGAACGGCGTCCCTGGAGGCGTTCCCGACTGA